The following proteins are encoded in a genomic region of Nitrospira sp.:
- a CDS encoding cell division protein ZapA, which yields MTKTIDVEIYGQRYSIRGEADDVYIRRLASFVDEHMRTLAEGMKTATPSKLAVLTAINLAHQFFESEKKRTQGEADVDRRMETLMESIEEQMPISFFR from the coding sequence TTGACTAAGACCATTGATGTGGAAATTTATGGCCAGCGGTATTCTATTCGTGGGGAGGCGGATGATGTGTATATTCGCCGGCTTGCGAGCTTCGTGGATGAGCACATGCGGACGTTGGCTGAGGGGATGAAGACCGCGACGCCCTCCAAGCTGGCGGTCTTGACGGCTATCAATCTGGCCCATCAATTCTTCGAGTCGGAAAAGAAGCGGACCCAAGGCGAGGCCGATGTCGATCGCCGGATGGAGACGTTGATGGAATCCATCGAGGAGCAGATGCCGATTTCATTCTTCAGGTGA
- a CDS encoding transglycosylase SLT domain-containing protein, whose protein sequence is MKTASHLVLISSVIVALLGPSADRALASQVSNGDLSAAGSCESAEECFLAAAQPKERLGNQLTKDQVSALKLERLRLITERFPGSIWAKRAGVLSGVLLVERNPAAAIPFLRAGQRDLPVLDDYLRLWTGEATLHLGDAKEAAGLFESVVQAVPDSNLSSLVALRAGEAWYQAASCPEALGWLAKAVANNEKDKDPLVPRAWLRMAACYLRAGQIAEGRTTLKQLWVRFAYAPEAKEAEALLLTNLGGEPWTASSEDHFNRAQAFLGQALHTEAIEELKRFLAMEQGSAHRGSAKLKLGVAQVRLKQYDPARETFRALMAEHVAESDEATVWLARVYLRQAAGAKLLELSRSLDKLSLSAEQKGQINIFAGIWLEDQKQFNEAITKYRLVAKAGEPATQRAEASWRVGWALYRTARYKEAIEVWQHIVDQRDSDYEPQALYWIARSLTQTQNGRARDVYAQLCRQYPFTYYCQLAREQAPDAVVDIGGQTAPPAAAESPTTEVVAPSLMKFAEVEQQPAYRRALELKMLGLEADAARELAALTEQYTRDPDVLMTLSMRLNEVGAYNHALRLARARFREKLERTGGTVAPGLWSVAYPTGLIPTIKTQGLNGVNPYLVAAIIREESQYDVRAVSRVGAIGLMQVMPATANQVAQRHHFPAVTREDLFDQETNVRIGARYVEQLLAQFSGNVVHTIAAYNAGPIVVGNWADQHRGRSQDEFVELIPFQETRQYVKRVLRSFKEYLRLAGSAGPVS, encoded by the coding sequence ATGAAGACCGCATCTCACTTGGTACTCATTTCCTCCGTGATCGTTGCCCTGTTAGGGCCTTCTGCTGACCGGGCGCTGGCGTCGCAAGTGAGTAATGGAGATCTCTCCGCTGCCGGGTCCTGCGAATCTGCGGAAGAGTGTTTTCTTGCTGCCGCCCAGCCTAAGGAGCGCTTGGGGAACCAACTCACTAAAGATCAAGTTTCGGCACTCAAATTGGAGCGATTGCGCTTAATCACGGAGCGGTTTCCTGGTTCGATCTGGGCAAAGCGCGCGGGGGTATTGTCCGGGGTGTTGTTAGTCGAGCGAAATCCCGCAGCGGCCATACCGTTTTTACGGGCGGGGCAACGCGACCTTCCGGTGCTGGATGATTACCTGCGCTTATGGACGGGTGAGGCGACGTTGCATCTGGGCGATGCAAAGGAGGCGGCGGGACTGTTTGAAAGTGTGGTTCAGGCGGTGCCGGATTCCAATTTGAGCAGTCTCGTGGCGCTCCGAGCGGGAGAAGCCTGGTATCAAGCGGCGAGCTGTCCAGAGGCGCTGGGCTGGCTGGCGAAAGCGGTCGCGAACAACGAGAAAGACAAAGATCCTCTCGTGCCGCGAGCGTGGCTGCGGATGGCAGCCTGTTATCTTCGTGCCGGCCAAATTGCTGAGGGACGGACGACACTCAAGCAACTCTGGGTCCGGTTTGCCTATGCGCCGGAAGCGAAAGAGGCGGAAGCGCTGCTCCTCACGAATCTTGGCGGGGAACCCTGGACGGCCTCCTCGGAAGATCATTTCAATCGGGCGCAGGCGTTTCTCGGCCAGGCATTGCATACGGAAGCGATTGAGGAGCTCAAAAGGTTTTTAGCGATGGAGCAGGGCTCGGCACATCGCGGAAGTGCGAAGCTCAAGCTCGGAGTCGCGCAGGTACGGTTGAAGCAATACGATCCGGCTCGCGAGACGTTTCGAGCGCTCATGGCGGAGCACGTGGCGGAGTCCGATGAAGCTACGGTCTGGCTGGCGCGAGTCTATCTGCGACAGGCGGCGGGGGCGAAGCTGCTGGAGCTGAGCCGGTCCCTGGACAAGCTGTCACTATCGGCGGAGCAGAAGGGACAGATCAATATCTTTGCCGGGATTTGGCTGGAAGATCAGAAACAGTTCAATGAAGCGATTACCAAGTATCGGTTGGTGGCAAAGGCGGGAGAGCCGGCGACTCAGCGGGCGGAAGCGTCCTGGCGCGTCGGGTGGGCCCTCTACCGAACGGCTCGGTACAAAGAGGCTATCGAGGTCTGGCAACATATCGTCGATCAACGCGATAGCGATTATGAGCCCCAGGCGCTCTATTGGATCGCCCGTTCTCTGACGCAAACACAGAACGGCCGAGCCCGCGATGTCTACGCGCAATTGTGCCGGCAGTATCCGTTCACGTACTACTGCCAGTTGGCCAGGGAGCAGGCGCCTGATGCGGTGGTTGACATTGGAGGCCAGACTGCGCCGCCGGCGGCGGCAGAATCACCCACGACCGAGGTCGTCGCGCCTTCGTTGATGAAATTCGCCGAGGTGGAGCAGCAGCCAGCCTATCGTCGAGCATTGGAGCTGAAGATGTTGGGGCTTGAAGCCGATGCGGCGCGTGAACTGGCCGCTCTCACCGAGCAATATACTCGTGACCCGGATGTCTTGATGACGCTCTCAATGCGGTTGAACGAGGTGGGAGCGTATAATCACGCGCTGCGTTTAGCCCGTGCCCGGTTCCGCGAAAAATTGGAGCGCACCGGTGGAACGGTGGCCCCTGGTCTCTGGAGTGTGGCGTATCCCACCGGTTTGATCCCGACGATCAAGACGCAGGGATTGAATGGCGTGAATCCCTACTTAGTTGCGGCCATCATCCGGGAGGAGAGTCAGTACGATGTGCGGGCGGTGTCTCGAGTGGGTGCAATCGGATTGATGCAGGTCATGCCGGCCACGGCGAATCAGGTCGCGCAGCGGCATCATTTTCCTGCGGTAACCCGGGAAGATCTCTTTGATCAGGAGACGAATGTGCGGATCGGGGCCCGGTATGTCGAGCAATTGTTGGCCCAGTTCTCCGGGAACGTGGTTCACACGATTGCCGCCTACAACGCGGGCCCGATTGTCGTCGGGAATTGGGCGGACCAGCATCGCGGGCGCAGCCAGGATGAATTTGTCGAACTGATCCCATTTCAGGAAACGCGTCAGTATGTGAAGCGGGTCTTGCGGAGCTTTAAAGAATATCTTCGATTGGCTGGCAGCGCAGGTCCGGTTTCTTGA
- the rlmN gene encoding 23S rRNA (adenine(2503)-C(2))-methyltransferase RlmN: MTAPSRPQTNLLSLTETQMATLVREFGWPGYRTGQILRWLYQRRARTIAQMTDLSQNDREKLATVATIQRTQNCTVLQSSDGTRKLLLTLDDDLRIETVLIPDEDRLTLCVSTQVGCMLDCGFCLTGTMGLKRNLKAHEIVDQVLTAQDQLTGEERLTNLVFMGMGEPLANSEALSAAIRCLTNKSWGLGWSPRRITVSTAGLATRLKDAAALGVNLAISLNGTTEEQRQRLMPAASQIASLKTLMAACRRYPLPPMRRLTFEYVLLAGANDSDDDARRLVKLLAGIRCKVNLIPFNEFPGNAFHRPTDDRIFTFQAILTRAGIDAFIRKSRGRDVLGACGQLGNIPAGQVSVALTQIESRC; this comes from the coding sequence ATGACTGCTCCTTCGCGCCCACAGACAAACTTACTGAGTCTGACCGAGACCCAGATGGCCACGCTTGTTCGCGAGTTCGGCTGGCCAGGGTATCGGACCGGGCAGATTCTGCGCTGGCTCTATCAGCGCCGGGCTCGCACCATCGCTCAGATGACCGATCTCTCGCAGAACGATCGTGAGAAACTGGCAACCGTCGCAACGATTCAGCGCACTCAGAACTGCACCGTGCTCCAATCGTCCGACGGCACGCGCAAACTACTCCTGACCTTGGACGATGACCTTCGCATTGAAACGGTGCTCATCCCCGATGAAGACCGGCTGACGCTCTGCGTCTCAACACAGGTCGGCTGCATGCTGGACTGCGGCTTCTGCCTGACCGGCACGATGGGGTTGAAGCGTAATCTCAAAGCACATGAAATCGTCGATCAGGTACTGACCGCTCAGGATCAACTCACCGGCGAAGAACGGCTCACCAACCTTGTGTTCATGGGCATGGGCGAACCGCTGGCGAATAGTGAGGCGCTGTCCGCCGCAATCCGGTGCCTGACAAACAAATCATGGGGACTGGGCTGGTCGCCGCGTCGCATTACGGTTTCGACCGCGGGACTTGCCACCCGGCTGAAAGATGCGGCCGCGCTGGGAGTGAATCTGGCGATTTCTTTGAACGGCACGACAGAGGAACAGCGGCAACGGTTGATGCCGGCAGCCAGTCAGATCGCCTCGCTCAAGACCCTTATGGCCGCCTGCAGGCGATATCCGCTCCCTCCCATGCGGCGGTTGACGTTTGAATACGTCTTGCTCGCCGGGGCAAACGACAGCGATGACGATGCCCGGCGCCTCGTGAAGCTGCTCGCAGGCATCCGGTGTAAAGTGAACCTGATTCCGTTCAACGAGTTTCCCGGAAACGCCTTCCACCGCCCAACCGATGATCGCATTTTCACGTTCCAGGCCATACTGACCCGCGCCGGCATCGACGCGTTCATTCGCAAAAGCCGGGGGCGCGACGTACTGGGAGCTTGCGGCCAATTGGGCAATATTCCGGCCGGACAGGTCTCGGTTGCCTTGACACAAATCGAATCCCGTTGTTAG